One segment of Maridesulfovibrio ferrireducens DNA contains the following:
- a CDS encoding SurA N-terminal domain-containing protein has product MKKIIILLMLTSLFVFGCKNKKEEPGIVARVNGKPVYLSQLDYKYDLMHDGSAGFIPSVSQVRSEYGQILGDIIVQELVSQELEEQNIPVSDKELKEAEDEVRSDYPENAFEQILIEEYIDLNSWRSQLKYQLAMDKFFSQILRPEIKIDYKEAEEYYRTHLSDFYMQAGFKFIMIKGFSRDLVTKGVEQFRKGVSPEEISNNLKQVTVREIWVRNGQLPTTWEPFVQELDPGKASPVITQEKEFICLILKEKKDATLLTPLQAYPAVEKVLLERKLDDKFELWLKNKLANSNIKISKELLPQQKTEKPVPVENKNTKTE; this is encoded by the coding sequence ATGAAAAAGATAATTATTCTTTTAATGCTGACCTCTCTTTTTGTCTTTGGATGCAAAAACAAGAAAGAAGAACCGGGTATAGTTGCACGAGTAAACGGTAAACCTGTTTACCTTTCGCAGTTGGATTATAAATATGATTTGATGCATGACGGAAGTGCAGGGTTTATTCCTTCTGTCAGTCAGGTCAGAAGTGAATACGGTCAAATTTTAGGTGATATTATTGTACAGGAACTTGTTTCACAGGAACTTGAAGAACAGAATATTCCTGTATCAGATAAAGAGTTGAAAGAGGCGGAAGACGAAGTCCGTTCTGATTACCCTGAAAATGCATTTGAGCAAATTTTAATCGAAGAATATATTGACCTCAATTCATGGCGCAGTCAGCTCAAATATCAATTAGCAATGGATAAATTTTTTAGCCAAATATTACGTCCTGAAATTAAAATTGATTACAAAGAAGCAGAAGAATACTACCGCACTCATTTATCTGACTTCTATATGCAGGCAGGGTTTAAGTTTATAATGATAAAAGGGTTCAGCCGCGATTTAGTGACTAAGGGGGTTGAACAATTTAGAAAAGGAGTTTCTCCTGAAGAAATTTCAAACAACTTGAAGCAGGTTACTGTTAGAGAAATATGGGTTAGAAACGGACAATTACCGACGACTTGGGAACCATTTGTTCAAGAGCTTGACCCCGGAAAAGCAAGTCCTGTAATAACACAGGAAAAAGAATTTATTTGTTTAATTTTAAAAGAAAAGAAAGATGCCACCTTGTTAACACCTCTTCAAGCTTATCCCGCTGTAGAAAAAGTTCTTCTTGAACGCAAACTGGATGATAAATTTGAATTATGGCTTAAGAATAAACTGGCTAATTCTAATATTAAAATTAGCAAAGAATTATTACCACAGCAAAAAACTGAAAAGCCTGTCCCTGTTGAGAATAAGAACACAAAGACTGAATAA
- the recO gene encoding DNA repair protein RecO codes for METTDKVLILKTGKFKENDLWVRFLSASRGVQTAFAFGGSRSRKRFGGCLEPFSQVLFKIETNKTGAYQVLKEGSLMKSYPEIRTNLRKTGLAANCLKFIESAGTEKESSRRVFDLLSETLDVIESSEPDDFFPLFFRAKVAFEQGYNPDFTICARCGKPLFSARPVVFDIEKGVITCSECDNGRRGDSVGSGTIRTLAWIQDTGPSNWMPLNLPYEIRQECFSVMDKFMAYHMGLVWEESGYRKI; via the coding sequence ATGGAAACAACGGATAAAGTTTTAATTCTTAAAACAGGAAAATTTAAAGAAAATGATCTTTGGGTTCGTTTTCTTTCAGCTTCTCGTGGTGTTCAAACAGCTTTTGCCTTTGGCGGAAGCAGAAGTCGTAAAAGATTCGGCGGCTGTTTAGAGCCTTTTTCACAGGTTTTGTTTAAGATCGAAACCAATAAAACGGGTGCTTATCAGGTTCTTAAAGAAGGAAGCCTTATGAAAAGCTATCCTGAAATAAGAACAAACCTCCGGAAAACCGGGCTTGCTGCTAATTGTTTAAAGTTTATAGAATCAGCCGGAACAGAAAAAGAAAGCAGTCGAAGAGTTTTTGATCTTTTATCTGAAACTCTGGATGTTATCGAAAGTTCAGAACCGGATGATTTTTTCCCATTGTTTTTCAGAGCAAAGGTTGCATTTGAACAAGGATACAATCCTGACTTTACAATTTGCGCGCGATGCGGCAAACCTCTGTTCAGCGCACGACCTGTAGTTTTTGATATTGAGAAAGGTGTTATCACCTGCTCAGAATGTGACAACGGCAGGAGAGGGGATTCTGTTGGCTCTGGAACCATACGAACTTTAGCATGGATTCAGGATACAGGACCGTCTAATTGGATGCCTCTGAACCTTCCATATGAAATAAGACAAGAATGTTTTTCAGTAATGGATAAATTCATGGCATATCATATGGGATTGGTCTGGGAAGAAAGTGGTTATCGAAAAATTTAG
- a CDS encoding helix-turn-helix domain-containing protein has protein sequence MDLKELGSRLKAERERQGLTVEHMMELTKLSRVNVHAIEDGNKKDFPHPVYAKGFIKNYAKALGLDSEEIGNEFSKFYSVDGSADKNIQDPCIDENLARSDYSDVSTKTSMSSIFLILILIAVLAGLVYYLHDNALLDFWNTKKTEIVITEEVVENVAVDEQQKETTPEQNDEISTETPIEAALETVQKEAPIVGSSEDVVVISEPEESASASERKELPIAAIQPIVTNTVVITAKSGEACWLEAVTDGNNQEFVLQETESISLPYKESLKIKFGNAGGVEVISDGKPLVLNVAKGKVKTIEFPISE, from the coding sequence ATGGATTTGAAAGAGCTTGGATCCCGATTAAAAGCGGAAAGAGAACGACAAGGGCTTACCGTTGAACATATGATGGAGCTTACCAAATTAAGCCGTGTGAATGTTCACGCGATTGAAGACGGCAATAAAAAAGATTTTCCACACCCTGTCTATGCTAAAGGATTTATAAAGAATTACGCCAAAGCGCTTGGGCTTGATTCAGAAGAAATTGGAAATGAATTTTCAAAATTTTATTCTGTTGATGGTAGTGCTGATAAGAATATTCAGGATCCTTGCATTGACGAAAACTTGGCTCGAAGTGATTACTCCGATGTTTCCACCAAAACATCGATGTCATCAATCTTTTTAATTCTAATTCTAATCGCAGTTCTCGCAGGGCTTGTGTATTATCTTCATGATAACGCATTGTTAGATTTCTGGAACACCAAAAAAACAGAGATTGTGATAACTGAAGAAGTGGTTGAAAATGTAGCTGTTGATGAGCAACAAAAAGAAACTACTCCTGAACAAAATGACGAAATTTCCACCGAGACTCCAATTGAAGCGGCACTTGAAACAGTACAGAAAGAAGCTCCAATTGTAGGCTCAAGTGAAGACGTTGTCGTTATTTCTGAACCGGAAGAATCAGCTTCTGCAAGCGAACGAAAAGAACTTCCTATTGCTGCAATTCAACCAATAGTAACAAATACAGTTGTTATTACAGCTAAATCTGGAGAAGCTTGTTGGTTAGAGGCCGTTACTGACGGTAATAACCAAGAATTCGTTCTGCAAGAAACTGAAAGCATTTCATTGCCATACAAAGAATCTTTAAAGATTAAATTCGGGAATGCCGGCGGAGTCGAGGTTATTTCTGACGGTAAGCCTTTGGTTCTTAATGTTGCAAAAGGAAAAGTTAAAACCATCGAGTTTCCGATTTCCGAATAG
- the mfd gene encoding transcription-repair coupling factor codes for MSLPSEFTAFAAGGGNTARIFKSGPGTQAFTAHNLHSRGQSVVMIAPGAREYAELKALITLFSRNDLAENNKIIPAWERDWVFLPPYLCKNPVASEWSERWSALHALTRGGKQSVLMTVDNLLPKWPMPSVLENNYINLSKGEEMEPELLIEQLVSWGYTRTKLVSGYGEMSMRGDILDIYAPGYDLPLRLEFFGDILEEIRVFDPSSQRSKADLDEMTLLPVAPAMLTGNNIDDAAALWKHLKKTGEISAEGHAKLLEKVGNADGMIWPGLFYPECTDLKSFLSKKAVYVLSSASNLRLRLQDHEYSWKTFLHDKSAHSGCKWPVNTICWNEEKARSIWRDERQIVYEDLVIGREKDGIDLSERSLTAFTDIFWKPEQMKRPWAALVAGLKEWSSERFQTVLSFKTDRSRKKFLSLIESEQLSISTEYSPLNRGIYALISPLKNGMELEWNQTIILGEDVLQPQAAKGTRIRDKAFEGMTSYEDLLPEDLLVHRDYGLSRFGGLHHFKVGDVSNDYLLLFFDADDKLYVPVDRLNLVQKYKGPEGSCSVLDKLGGTRWSKTRDKARKAIEKIAGELVEMYAYRKVAKGYAYGPLDDMYWEFESTFGFEETPDQEKAIQDVFRDMESPEPMDRLVCGDVGFGKTEVALRAAFRAVLDGKQVILLCPTTVLAEQHYQTFMQRMEGFPVVVGMLSRFVTKTSQKRVLEQLSSGTLDILIGTHRVLSKDVEAPNLGLLILDEEQRFGVRHKERIKEMRKNIDALTLTATPIPRTLQLSLSGVRSLSTIETPPVDRKPVETALVERDEAMLASVVKRELERGGQVFWVHNRVQGLERVAEFVKKLAPDAKIGMAHGQMSEKNLENTIHKFWHKELDILIATAIIESGLDFPNANTLIVDQAQMFGLGQLYQLRGRVGRSTRQAYAYFVVSSLDSLSEKAKRRMQIILQLDYLGAGFKVAMEDLRLRGAGNILGEVQSGQMAKVGLDLFLEMLDEEVRRIKGDDSTVMTDPEMNFVFKAHLPEDYVPDARERLRYYRALSSANTEARIEELASEIKDRFGHFPEEVENFITVLYLKRTLARLGVTRADLFPARVVLTWEESRNPVEPVKLMKWIADDKNSARLKPPVSIEIRYEKDIKIAAGLNQICKNLEPLVEQI; via the coding sequence ATTGCTCCGGGAGCACGGGAATATGCGGAACTGAAGGCTCTTATTACTTTATTCAGCCGCAATGATCTTGCTGAAAACAATAAAATTATTCCTGCATGGGAAAGAGACTGGGTTTTCCTTCCTCCTTATCTTTGCAAAAATCCTGTTGCATCTGAATGGTCTGAACGCTGGTCAGCCCTGCATGCTTTAACGCGCGGCGGAAAACAGTCTGTTCTGATGACTGTTGACAACTTACTGCCCAAATGGCCTATGCCTTCAGTTTTGGAAAATAATTATATTAATCTTTCCAAAGGCGAAGAGATGGAGCCGGAACTCCTCATCGAACAATTAGTTTCATGGGGATATACCAGAACAAAATTGGTTTCTGGCTATGGCGAAATGTCCATGCGCGGGGATATCCTTGATATCTATGCGCCGGGATATGACCTTCCGCTAAGATTAGAATTTTTTGGTGATATATTAGAAGAAATTCGTGTTTTCGACCCTTCATCCCAACGTTCCAAGGCCGATTTAGATGAAATGACCTTGCTTCCCGTCGCTCCGGCAATGCTGACCGGAAACAACATTGATGATGCCGCCGCACTATGGAAGCATTTGAAAAAGACGGGAGAAATTTCTGCTGAAGGGCATGCAAAACTTCTTGAAAAAGTTGGCAACGCGGACGGAATGATCTGGCCCGGACTTTTTTATCCTGAGTGTACTGACCTCAAGTCATTTTTATCTAAAAAAGCTGTTTATGTTCTTTCGTCAGCTTCAAATTTAAGATTACGTCTTCAGGACCATGAATACAGCTGGAAAACCTTTCTTCATGACAAATCTGCTCATTCCGGTTGTAAATGGCCTGTTAATACAATTTGCTGGAATGAAGAAAAAGCAAGATCCATCTGGCGCGATGAAAGACAGATTGTATATGAAGATCTAGTCATAGGTCGTGAAAAAGACGGAATTGATCTTTCTGAAAGATCGCTGACTGCATTCACCGATATTTTTTGGAAACCTGAACAGATGAAGCGGCCATGGGCTGCCCTTGTTGCAGGATTAAAAGAATGGAGTTCTGAAAGATTCCAAACAGTGCTCAGCTTTAAAACCGACAGATCTCGGAAAAAATTTCTATCGCTCATTGAATCGGAACAGCTATCTATTTCAACTGAGTATTCACCTCTGAACAGAGGGATATACGCACTTATTTCGCCCCTTAAAAACGGGATGGAACTTGAGTGGAATCAAACCATCATATTAGGAGAAGACGTTCTTCAGCCGCAAGCCGCAAAAGGTACCCGCATCAGGGATAAAGCCTTTGAAGGAATGACGAGTTATGAAGATTTGCTTCCCGAAGATTTACTTGTCCATAGAGATTACGGATTATCCCGTTTCGGCGGACTGCATCATTTTAAAGTAGGGGATGTTTCTAATGATTATCTTCTGCTGTTTTTTGATGCAGATGATAAATTATATGTTCCGGTCGACAGGCTTAATCTTGTTCAAAAATATAAAGGCCCGGAAGGTTCCTGTTCTGTTCTGGATAAGCTGGGCGGCACACGCTGGTCTAAAACCCGGGATAAAGCTCGCAAGGCTATTGAAAAAATAGCCGGTGAACTTGTCGAAATGTACGCTTACAGAAAAGTTGCTAAAGGATATGCCTATGGTCCTTTGGATGACATGTACTGGGAGTTTGAAAGTACTTTCGGATTTGAAGAAACTCCGGATCAGGAAAAAGCTATCCAAGATGTGTTCAGAGATATGGAAAGTCCTGAACCGATGGACAGACTCGTCTGCGGTGATGTCGGATTCGGAAAAACTGAAGTTGCATTAAGAGCCGCTTTCAGAGCCGTCTTAGATGGTAAACAGGTTATTCTGCTTTGCCCTACGACCGTTCTGGCTGAACAGCATTATCAAACATTTATGCAACGCATGGAAGGGTTCCCGGTTGTAGTTGGAATGCTCAGCAGGTTTGTTACCAAGACCAGCCAGAAAAGAGTTCTCGAACAATTATCTTCTGGAACCCTCGATATTCTTATCGGCACGCATAGAGTTCTATCCAAAGATGTAGAAGCTCCGAATCTAGGCTTGCTCATTCTTGATGAAGAGCAGCGCTTTGGAGTAAGGCATAAAGAACGTATTAAAGAAATGCGTAAAAATATTGATGCGCTGACTCTGACCGCTACCCCGATTCCCCGTACCTTGCAGCTGTCATTATCCGGAGTGCGAAGCCTGAGTACAATTGAAACGCCTCCAGTCGATCGCAAACCTGTTGAAACAGCTTTAGTTGAACGAGACGAAGCAATGCTTGCGTCTGTTGTTAAACGTGAACTTGAAAGAGGCGGACAGGTTTTCTGGGTGCACAACAGAGTTCAAGGGCTTGAACGGGTTGCTGAGTTTGTTAAAAAATTGGCCCCTGATGCCAAAATCGGCATGGCTCACGGTCAAATGTCAGAGAAGAACTTAGAAAATACTATTCATAAATTCTGGCACAAAGAACTAGATATTCTTATCGCTACCGCAATTATTGAATCCGGCCTTGATTTCCCCAATGCCAACACATTAATTGTAGATCAGGCTCAAATGTTCGGGCTTGGACAGCTTTATCAGCTGAGAGGCAGAGTTGGACGCAGCACACGACAGGCGTACGCATATTTTGTAGTTTCATCCCTTGATTCTTTGTCGGAAAAAGCTAAGCGGCGCATGCAAATCATTCTTCAACTTGATTACTTGGGAGCAGGTTTTAAAGTTGCAATGGAAGATTTAAGACTGCGCGGTGCAGGTAATATTCTCGGAGAAGTTCAATCAGGACAGATGGCAAAGGTTGGGCTTGACCTGTTTCTTGAAATGCTTGACGAAGAAGTACGTAGAATCAAAGGTGATGACAGCACCGTTATGACAGATCCTGAAATGAATTTTGTTTTCAAAGCCCATTTACCTGAAGATTATGTTCCTGATGCCAGAGAAAGGTTGAGATACTATCGGGCTCTTTCCTCGGCAAACACAGAAGCTCGGATAGAAGAACTTGCCTCTGAAATCAAAGATAGATTCGGACATTTCCCCGAAGAAGTTGAAAATTTTATAACAGTACTTTATCTGAAACGAACTTTAGCACGTCTCGGAGTTACAAGAGCGGATTTATTTCCTGCCAGAGTTGTTTTGACATGGGAAGAAAGTCGAAATCCTGTAGAACCTGTTAAATTGATGAAATGGATTGCTGATGATAAAAATTCAGCACGCCTTAAACCTCCTGTAAGTATTGAAATACGTTATGAAAAAGATATTAAAATAGCAGCAGGACTTAACCAAATTTGTAAAAACCTTGAACCGTTAGTTGAACAAATTTAA
- a CDS encoding SurA N-terminal domain-containing protein, whose product MKRVIIVFFIILISSFVSIAGAEEKVVDGVVAVVNGDIVTMYEMNAKMAPIMKRFNGQSISAVDAEQIKNIRKQILDRMINEMILDQEAKRLKVEVSEQDIEGEIKRIKETSKFSDEEFARQLALQKTNLEDFKETLRKDIRKNRLLSYKVKNKVVVTEEEVQGVWNSTQSQQEEVKQSVHLKLILFPENISADKIREEIISGETTFEEAADKYTVGPGAGTGGDLGVLEWDDLAKTWHDALNGLNPGDVSQSFKVQKSTALLKLDSFEKNKTDSFTDNRDNIYERLYREKQDAVFVDFINKLREKAVIEIK is encoded by the coding sequence TTGAAGCGTGTAATTATTGTTTTTTTTATCATATTGATCAGTTCTTTTGTATCCATTGCCGGAGCAGAAGAAAAAGTCGTTGATGGCGTTGTAGCTGTCGTTAACGGCGATATCGTTACAATGTATGAAATGAACGCAAAGATGGCTCCCATCATGAAGCGGTTTAATGGGCAATCTATTTCTGCTGTAGATGCTGAGCAAATTAAAAATATCAGAAAACAGATACTTGACCGCATGATTAACGAAATGATTCTTGATCAGGAAGCAAAAAGACTCAAAGTCGAAGTTTCAGAACAAGATATCGAAGGTGAAATCAAACGTATTAAAGAAACAAGCAAATTTTCCGATGAAGAATTTGCGCGTCAACTTGCATTGCAAAAAACAAACTTAGAAGATTTTAAAGAAACTTTACGAAAAGATATTCGTAAGAACAGACTCTTATCATACAAAGTTAAAAATAAAGTAGTAGTCACGGAAGAAGAAGTTCAAGGAGTATGGAACAGCACTCAGTCTCAACAAGAAGAGGTTAAACAGAGTGTTCACTTGAAATTGATACTTTTTCCTGAAAATATTTCGGCAGATAAAATCAGAGAAGAAATTATTTCTGGAGAAACAACTTTTGAAGAAGCCGCAGATAAATACACTGTCGGCCCTGGAGCCGGAACAGGTGGAGATCTAGGTGTGCTGGAATGGGATGATCTTGCTAAAACGTGGCATGACGCATTAAATGGGCTTAACCCCGGAGATGTAAGTCAATCGTTTAAAGTTCAGAAATCAACTGCTTTGCTTAAGCTTGATTCTTTTGAAAAAAATAAAACTGATTCGTTCACTGACAACAGAGACAATATTTATGAACGTCTTTATAGAGAAAAACAGGACGCAGTCTTTGTTGATTTTATAAATAAACTGAGAGAGAAAGCCGTTATCGAGATAAAGTAG